Proteins encoded together in one Candidatus Nitrosocaldus cavascurensis window:
- a CDS encoding CopG family transcriptional regulator, whose product MDKIQVSISKGLYEEIKKRFSCKGSKFSSIDEYIEYLLLYAMNNISDEQKLAKPIDEEVDEEEEELKERLKRLGYI is encoded by the coding sequence ATGGATAAGATTCAAGTAAGTATATCAAAGGGACTTTATGAAGAGATTAAGAAGAGGTTTTCATGCAAAGGTAGCAAGTTTAGTAGTATAGATGAGTATATTGAGTATCTACTCTTATATGCAATGAATAATATTAGTGATGAACAGAAATTAGCAAAGCCTATAGATGAAGAGGTAGATGAAGAGGAAGAAGAGTTAAAGGAAAGGTTAAAGAGGTTAGGTTATATTTGA
- a CDS encoding phospholipase D-like domain-containing protein encodes MKRDVCGMGIKEYSYVSLSKKISIIIISIIGCSMLITSTIPVYASTTNYNYAPYFTATGSNFVSIPDKQELRLTTNFTVSAWFKTTMNNNSQVAIIVNKGGFGADGSNVVDMNYGIWLTGSNQGVIGKVQAGFEDANGRDYFVTSPNTYNDGQWHYVVLTYDGSTLRLYVDGSLVSSLSTNGAVPDYNWDTPLTIGKNSLDNSRYFIGDIDEVRVYNRALNAQEVSDAFSKGIFTTDRLITYVSMPILLNNQDYYFDVLEAIKQAKSKIHIHVYQVEYTSDTTKRPRILLDELVNAKNRGVDVRISFSDTSLNLTDLKTFLNNKGIPYKIHDSHAKVVVIDDKVVYIGSSNWRTSSLQYNNENNLKSNNIDHINKAKTYIDKIWYENKTVNYTDDNLQGNYYSEVFLTGGYYDSVKNALDNAKNRVRLIMKWWKNYTTDPNDTASELTRALANAYKRGVDVKVIIDDTVPQSVRDYLKSQGIPTKLDPSSSQSTHAKSILIDNRVYIGSHNWNGGEKSTWETGIALINLEIQDEYQRYFDTLWNNSSRIISP; translated from the coding sequence ATGAAGAGAGATGTTTGTGGGATGGGAATCAAAGAATACTCGTATGTGTCACTATCAAAGAAGATTAGCATTATTATAATATCAATAATAGGCTGTTCGATGCTTATCACATCTACTATACCGGTTTATGCTTCTACGACCAATTACAACTATGCTCCATACTTCACTGCTACTGGCTCTAACTTTGTAAGCATACCTGATAAGCAAGAGCTAAGGTTAACAACAAACTTTACAGTATCAGCATGGTTCAAAACAACCATGAATAACAACTCACAGGTAGCAATAATAGTAAACAAGGGAGGGTTTGGTGCAGATGGTTCTAATGTTGTAGATATGAACTATGGTATATGGCTAACAGGATCTAACCAAGGTGTTATAGGCAAAGTACAAGCAGGGTTTGAGGATGCTAATGGTAGAGATTACTTTGTCACTTCTCCAAACACATACAATGATGGACAATGGCATTATGTAGTACTAACATATGATGGCTCTACACTAAGGCTATATGTAGATGGTTCATTAGTATCATCTCTAAGCACTAATGGAGCAGTACCAGATTACAACTGGGATACTCCATTAACTATAGGAAAGAATTCATTAGATAATAGCAGATACTTCATAGGCGATATAGATGAAGTTAGAGTATACAACAGAGCATTAAATGCTCAAGAGGTTAGTGATGCATTTAGTAAAGGAATATTCACAACAGATAGATTAATTACTTATGTAAGCATGCCAATATTATTGAACAACCAAGATTATTACTTTGACGTATTAGAAGCTATAAAACAAGCAAAAAGCAAGATACATATACATGTATATCAAGTCGAATATACCTCTGATACGACTAAAAGGCCACGAATACTCTTAGATGAATTGGTAAATGCTAAGAATAGAGGTGTAGATGTAAGGATATCATTTAGTGATACTTCTTTGAACTTGACAGATCTAAAAACATTCCTAAATAATAAAGGAATTCCTTATAAGATACATGATTCGCATGCAAAAGTAGTAGTGATAGATGATAAAGTGGTTTATATAGGTTCGTCAAACTGGCGAACAAGTTCATTACAATACAATAATGAAAATAATCTTAAGAGTAATAACATAGATCATATAAATAAAGCAAAGACATATATAGATAAGATATGGTATGAGAACAAAACTGTTAATTATACTGATGATAATCTGCAAGGTAACTATTACTCAGAGGTATTCTTAACTGGAGGATACTATGATAGTGTGAAAAACGCCTTAGATAATGCAAAAAATAGGGTCAGGCTCATAATGAAATGGTGGAAAAATTATACTACAGATCCAAACGATACAGCGTCAGAATTAACCAGAGCATTGGCAAATGCATATAAAAGAGGTGTAGATGTCAAAGTCATAATAGATGATACCGTTCCTCAATCTGTAAGAGATTATTTAAAGAGCCAAGGTATTCCAACAAAATTAGATCCTAGCTCATCACAATCAACACATGCTAAAAGCATATTGATAGATAATAGAGTATATATAGGATCGCATAACTGGAATGGTGGAGAGAAGAGTACATGGGAGACTGGGATAGCGCTAATTAATCTAGAAATACAAGATGAGTACCAACGATATTTTGATACTTTATGGAATAATAGTAGTAGAATAATCTCTCCTTGA
- a CDS encoding glycosyltransferase family 4 protein, producing the protein MNDTNAAYTALKDIVGSECFDIIHIIYPGILPNKVNSIIKSRIIIKYSYLLPSSRLRSLVTSFIYKREYIKNNSGNSMLRFAFTTEYLANTYSFDKNVLIIPPAIDTNIFVKKNITKEQILNALNSSKYKIGIENVINSKYVILYLGWLVEDRFPYKIVLKALKRFLKHYDAYMLIIGRETKKYKEEENAKAIINYARDLGVSNNVAVVLKELDEQSKVDLINAADLFLFPLMRERLNPPVIDPPMVVLEAMALEKPVITSKIQSLPYIIKDGHNGFLLEKIDEEQLYIKMKQALEHNNIVGKEASRFIKEKYSIHNIIDVLRDVYQ; encoded by the coding sequence TTGAATGATACAAATGCAGCATATACAGCATTAAAAGATATAGTTGGTTCAGAGTGTTTTGATATTATCCATATAATATATCCAGGTATCTTACCAAATAAAGTCAATTCTATTATTAAGAGTAGAATAATCATCAAATATAGTTATCTATTACCCTCTTCTAGATTAAGAAGTCTTGTAACATCATTTATATATAAAAGAGAATATATAAAAAATAATAGCGGTAATTCTATGCTAAGATTTGCTTTTACTACTGAGTACCTTGCTAACACCTATTCTTTCGATAAAAATGTATTGATAATACCACCTGCTATAGATACAAATATATTTGTAAAAAAGAATATTACTAAAGAACAAATACTTAATGCGCTTAATTCTTCTAAATATAAGATAGGGATAGAGAATGTAATTAATAGCAAATACGTTATATTATATCTAGGCTGGTTAGTAGAAGATAGATTCCCCTATAAGATTGTACTAAAAGCTCTAAAGAGATTTTTAAAACATTACGATGCATATATGCTCATAATAGGTAGAGAAACTAAAAAGTATAAAGAAGAAGAGAACGCTAAAGCAATAATTAATTATGCTAGAGATCTAGGTGTATCTAATAATGTAGCAGTGGTACTCAAGGAACTAGATGAGCAAAGTAAGGTCGATTTAATAAATGCTGCAGATCTTTTCCTATTTCCCTTAATGAGAGAAAGGCTTAATCCACCAGTTATAGATCCTCCTATGGTAGTACTAGAGGCAATGGCTTTAGAGAAACCAGTAATAACATCTAAGATACAAAGTCTGCCTTATATAATTAAAGATGGGCATAATGGATTCTTACTTGAAAAGATAGATGAGGAACAATTGTATATAAAGATGAAACAAGCACTAGAACATAATAATATAGTAGGAAAAGAAGCATCTAGATTCATAAAGGAGAAATATTCTATACATAACATAATAGACGTATTAAGGGATGTCTATCAATAA
- a CDS encoding LamG-like jellyroll fold domain-containing protein has product MMNRYRGTAITLATILLFQVTGLLLLQNNNNYHAMAQSGGGSPYNYAPYFTATGSNFVSIPDKQELRLQQQFSVSAWFKTTMNNNSQVAIIVNKGGFGNGDGLDRPDMNYGIWLTGTNDQAPQGRVAGGFESSSGTNYFVYSSTTYNDGQWHYVVLTYDGSTLRLYVDGSLVSSLSTNGAVPDYNWDTPLTIGKTALTNVNGFYFIGDIDEVRVYNRALNAQEVSDAYNNGVFASDGLVALQSFTPPMANPTSVTTDEDTPIQITLTATDIDNDRLTFSIVTNPTNGSLSSMTRIDNSSVNITYTPNANYNGLDVFTFKVNDGISDSNIATVTITINPVNDAPIANAGQDQTVDEGTLVTLNGSSSYDPDGDTITYQWEQIQGPNVTLSDPTSPTPSFTAPSVNSDTVLRFRLTVSDGTSSSSSEVTVTIRDIVGGYRYAPYFTATGSNFVSIPDKQELRLTTNFTVSAWFKTTMNNNSQVAIIVNKGGFGNGDGLDRPDMNYGIWLTGTNDQAPQGRVAGGFESSSGTNYFVYSSTTYNDGQWHYVVLTYDGSTLRLYVDGSLVSSLSTNGAVPDYNWDTPLTIGKTALTNVNGFYFIGDIDEVRVYNRALNAQEVSDAYNNGVFASDGLVALQSFTPPMANPTSVTTDEDTPIQITLTATDIDNDRLTFSIVTNPTNGSLSSMTRIDNSSVNITYTPNANYNGLDVFTFKVNDGISDSNIATVTITINPVNDAPIANAGQDQTVDEGTLVTLNGSSSYDPDGDTITYQWEQIQGPNVTLSDPTSPTPSFTAPSVNSDTVLRFRLTVSDGTSSSSSEVTVTIRDIVGGYRYAPYFTATGSNFVSIPDKQELRLTTNFTVSAWFKTTMNNNSQVAIIVNKGGFGNGDGLDRPDMNYGIWLTGTNDQAPQGRVAGGFESSSGTNYFVYSSTTYNDGQWHYVVLTYDGSTLRLYVDGSLVSSLSTNGAVPDYNWDTPLTIGKTALTNVNGFYFIGDIDEVRVYNRALNAQEVSDAYNNGVFASDGLVIKAGFAPPIANAGQDQTVDEGTLVTLNGSSSYDPDGDTITYQWEQIQGPNVTLSDPTSPTPSFTAPFVDVITTLRFRLTVSDGIQSSQATVYVHVRNTSAYDYYPWFTLKGSDFFNVTDDPSLRLQQQFSVSAWFRTNSTFTNVAMIVNKGGFGSEDPGKNMNYGIWLTGTNDQAPQGRVAGGFESSSGKDYFVYSSTTYNDGQWHYVVLTYDGSTLRLYVDGSLVSSLSTNGAVPDNTGNQPLTIGKNSLDNSRYFIGEIDEVRVYNRASTEQEVNDAYNNGVFASDGLVIHLDMRHELLLSGATNIEDRFYFDLLNEINNAKRKIHVVVFWMEYKNSAGSNYRPNVILNAINDAKNRGVDVRLMYYYESEIVYPDLKPFLTNNGIQHKTVSTHAKIINIDDKFVYIGSGNINNNGLRNNHEIFVKSYNPNIIDRATKYLDRLWIGSGSRSFADDSYDNVMVSDGYFNSVLNAIQNAKNQIRIIMFVADGNYDMAGQLLTALNDAKNRGVDVKVIVDYDFDGNNDGIPDNRGIVSYLKSKGIPVKSDEGEPPRTHIKLVVVDDTTYIGSHNWQNIQLASTNEASVKLKSPFILQKVIEYFDWKWSRGRDL; this is encoded by the coding sequence ATGATGAATAGGTATAGGGGTACTGCTATTACCCTAGCAACCATACTTCTATTTCAGGTTACTGGTTTACTGCTTCTGCAGAATAATAATAATTATCATGCTATGGCACAAAGTGGTGGAGGTAGCCCTTACAACTATGCTCCATACTTCACTGCTACTGGCTCTAACTTTGTAAGCATACCTGATAAGCAAGAGCTAAGATTACAGCAGCAGTTCAGTGTATCAGCATGGTTCAAAACAACCATGAATAACAACTCACAGGTAGCAATAATAGTAAACAAGGGAGGATTTGGTAATGGCGATGGATTAGATAGACCAGATATGAACTATGGTATATGGTTAACAGGTACAAATGATCAGGCACCACAAGGTAGAGTAGCAGGAGGATTTGAGAGTTCCAGTGGTACCAATTACTTTGTATACTCTTCAACTACATACAATGATGGACAATGGCATTATGTAGTACTAACATATGATGGCTCTACACTAAGGCTATATGTAGATGGTTCATTAGTATCATCTCTAAGCACTAATGGAGCAGTACCAGATTACAACTGGGATACTCCATTAACTATAGGAAAGACAGCATTAACAAATGTTAATGGATTCTACTTCATAGGCGATATAGATGAAGTTAGAGTATACAACAGAGCATTAAATGCTCAAGAGGTTAGTGATGCATACAATAATGGTGTATTTGCTAGTGATGGATTAGTAGCGCTACAGAGCTTTACTCCACCTATGGCTAATCCAACTAGCGTAACCACAGACGAAGATACACCTATTCAGATAACATTAACTGCAACAGATATAGATAATGATAGATTAACTTTCTCAATAGTAACTAATCCTACAAATGGTTCATTAAGTTCAATGACTAGAATAGATAACAGTAGTGTTAATATAACCTATACGCCTAATGCGAATTATAACGGCCTAGATGTCTTCACATTCAAGGTAAACGATGGAATATCAGATAGCAATATCGCTACAGTAACAATAACCATAAATCCTGTCAATGATGCACCTATAGCAAATGCTGGTCAAGATCAGACAGTAGATGAAGGTACTCTAGTCACCTTAAATGGCTCATCTAGCTATGATCCAGATGGTGATACTATAACATACCAATGGGAACAGATACAGGGACCAAATGTAACATTATCAGATCCTACTTCACCAACACCATCATTCACTGCACCATCTGTTAATAGCGATACAGTGTTAAGATTCAGATTAACTGTTAGCGATGGTACATCATCAAGTAGTAGTGAAGTAACAGTAACTATAAGGGATATAGTTGGAGGATATAGATATGCTCCATACTTCACTGCTACTGGCTCTAACTTTGTAAGCATACCTGATAAGCAAGAGCTAAGGTTAACAACAAACTTTACAGTATCAGCATGGTTCAAAACAACCATGAATAACAACTCACAGGTAGCAATAATAGTAAACAAGGGAGGATTTGGTAATGGCGATGGATTAGATAGACCAGATATGAACTATGGTATATGGTTAACAGGTACAAATGATCAGGCACCACAAGGTAGAGTAGCAGGAGGATTTGAGAGTTCCAGTGGTACCAATTACTTTGTATACTCTTCAACTACATACAATGATGGACAATGGCATTATGTAGTACTAACATATGATGGCTCTACACTAAGGCTATATGTAGATGGTTCATTAGTATCATCTCTAAGCACTAATGGAGCAGTACCAGATTACAACTGGGATACTCCATTAACTATAGGAAAGACAGCATTAACAAATGTTAATGGATTCTACTTCATAGGCGATATAGATGAAGTTAGAGTATACAACAGAGCATTAAATGCTCAAGAGGTTAGTGATGCATACAATAATGGTGTATTTGCTAGTGATGGATTAGTAGCGCTACAGAGCTTTACTCCACCTATGGCTAATCCAACTAGCGTAACCACAGACGAAGATACACCTATTCAGATAACATTAACTGCAACAGATATAGATAATGATAGATTAACTTTCTCAATAGTAACTAATCCTACAAATGGTTCATTAAGTTCAATGACTAGAATAGATAACAGTAGTGTTAATATAACCTATACGCCTAATGCGAATTATAACGGCCTAGATGTCTTCACATTCAAGGTAAACGATGGAATATCAGATAGCAATATCGCTACAGTAACAATAACCATAAATCCTGTCAATGATGCACCTATAGCAAATGCTGGTCAAGATCAGACAGTAGATGAAGGTACTCTAGTCACCTTAAATGGCTCATCTAGCTATGATCCAGATGGTGATACTATAACATACCAATGGGAACAGATACAGGGACCAAATGTAACATTATCAGATCCTACTTCACCAACACCATCATTCACTGCACCATCTGTTAATAGCGATACAGTGTTAAGATTCAGATTAACTGTTAGCGATGGTACATCATCAAGTAGTAGTGAAGTAACAGTAACTATAAGGGATATAGTTGGAGGATATAGATATGCTCCATACTTCACTGCTACTGGCTCTAACTTTGTAAGCATACCTGATAAGCAAGAGCTAAGGTTAACAACAAACTTTACAGTATCAGCATGGTTCAAAACAACCATGAATAACAACTCACAGGTAGCAATAATAGTAAACAAGGGAGGATTTGGTAATGGCGATGGATTAGATAGACCAGATATGAACTATGGTATATGGTTAACAGGTACAAATGATCAGGCACCACAAGGTAGAGTAGCAGGAGGATTTGAGAGTTCCAGTGGTACCAATTACTTTGTATACTCTTCAACTACATACAATGATGGACAATGGCATTATGTAGTACTAACATATGATGGCTCTACACTAAGGCTATATGTAGATGGTTCATTAGTATCATCTCTAAGCACTAATGGAGCAGTACCAGATTACAACTGGGATACTCCATTAACTATAGGAAAGACAGCATTAACAAATGTTAATGGATTCTACTTCATAGGCGATATAGATGAAGTTAGAGTATACAACAGAGCATTAAATGCTCAAGAGGTTAGTGATGCATACAATAATGGTGTATTTGCTAGTGATGGATTAGTAATAAAAGCAGGTTTTGCACCACCTATAGCAAATGCTGGTCAAGATCAGACAGTAGATGAAGGTACTCTAGTCACCTTAAATGGCTCATCTAGCTATGATCCAGATGGTGATACTATAACATACCAATGGGAACAGATACAGGGACCAAATGTAACATTATCAGATCCTACTTCACCAACACCATCATTCACTGCACCATTTGTAGATGTTATAACTACCTTGAGGTTTAGATTAACTGTTAGCGATGGTATACAATCCAGTCAAGCAACAGTATATGTACACGTTAGAAATACATCTGCATATGATTATTATCCATGGTTCACCTTAAAAGGAAGTGATTTCTTTAATGTTACAGACGATCCTTCATTAAGATTACAGCAACAGTTCAGTGTATCAGCATGGTTTAGGACAAACTCAACCTTTACTAATGTGGCTATGATAGTTAATAAAGGTGGATTCGGGAGCGAAGATCCCGGCAAGAACATGAACTATGGTATATGGTTAACAGGTACAAATGATCAGGCACCACAAGGTAGAGTAGCAGGAGGATTTGAGAGTTCCAGTGGTAAAGATTACTTTGTATACTCTTCAACTACATACAATGATGGACAATGGCATTATGTAGTACTAACATATGATGGCTCTACACTAAGGCTATATGTAGATGGTTCATTAGTATCATCTCTAAGCACTAATGGAGCAGTACCAGACAATACAGGTAATCAGCCATTAACTATAGGAAAGAATTCATTAGATAATAGCAGATACTTCATAGGCGAGATAGATGAAGTTAGAGTATACAACAGAGCATCAACAGAGCAAGAGGTTAATGATGCATACAATAATGGTGTATTTGCTAGTGATGGATTAGTAATACATCTGGATATGCGCCATGAATTACTACTCTCAGGAGCAACAAATATAGAGGATCGTTTCTATTTTGATTTACTTAATGAGATAAATAATGCTAAAAGAAAGATACATGTTGTCGTATTCTGGATGGAGTACAAAAATAGTGCAGGATCAAACTATAGACCTAATGTAATACTTAATGCTATAAATGATGCAAAGAATAGAGGAGTAGATGTAAGACTTATGTATTACTATGAATCTGAGATAGTATATCCTGATCTTAAACCATTTTTAACTAACAATGGCATACAGCATAAGACAGTATCTACTCATGCAAAAATAATAAACATCGATGATAAATTTGTATATATTGGTAGTGGTAATATAAACAATAATGGGCTAAGGAATAATCATGAGATATTCGTAAAGAGTTATAATCCTAATATTATAGATAGAGCCACAAAATATCTTGATAGATTATGGATTGGTAGTGGATCAAGATCATTTGCTGATGATAGCTATGATAATGTGATGGTTAGCGATGGATATTTCAATTCAGTACTCAATGCTATACAGAATGCTAAAAACCAAATAAGGATAATAATGTTTGTTGCCGATGGTAACTATGATATGGCTGGTCAGCTATTAACAGCACTTAATGATGCTAAGAATAGAGGAGTAGATGTTAAAGTAATAGTTGATTATGACTTTGATGGTAATAATGATGGAATTCCAGATAATAGAGGAATAGTATCATACTTGAAATCTAAAGGAATTCCTGTAAAATCTGATGAAGGTGAACCTCCACGTACACATATAAAACTAGTAGTTGTAGATGATACAACATATATAGGCTCCCATAATTGGCAGAATATTCAACTAGCTAGTACTAACGAGGCCAGTGTAAAGTTGAAGAGTCCATTTATATTACAGAAGGTAATTGAGTACTTTGATTGGAAATGGAGTAGAGGAAGGGATTTATAA
- a CDS encoding cellulase family glycosylhydrolase translates to MTTSINISPTTMTAGTHLLVYYAVDRVGNIHNIKQLQVVKQIDFATLPVTSYYGINNNDRILTTKKYPNNYPNSNPPSVPFPNQLPVATRFQDIKDMNLNVIRINMYWEGYRWYKSQGQARIFLDRLKEIADTADSLGLGILYNVMHQWNISSVLYASSTKTNRGAGFPEEALQPLGLVRLPDSYISNQPIDGSSDVEKAPVNIFWKNFVNNYNITIGGVTKPIWQHIWDDYFKDVVMTTKDRLSTIGYELMNEPFGGTSNVTATHFDGMGRYYSYISQKIRELTSTKKIFFAELLTFNFSGVGGKGKGSARTIPKDANGNIINGIVFTMNRYGQEGFTSNTIATFDEIQPVMYSYNIPIAITEWNNQSQSNIEITLTGMKNYLQEMKSRGYGWFFFNYDPNFPWTIKDSNYNDKWNSSRTITFRQMLYDVKKQVYS, encoded by the coding sequence ATGACTACTAGTATTAATATATCGCCAACTACTATGACTGCTGGAACTCATTTATTAGTATATTATGCTGTAGATAGAGTAGGCAATATACATAATATTAAGCAATTACAGGTAGTTAAACAGATAGATTTTGCTACATTACCAGTAACATCATACTATGGTATAAATAATAACGATAGAATACTAACAACCAAGAAGTATCCAAATAACTATCCAAACAGTAATCCCCCGTCTGTGCCATTTCCTAACCAATTGCCTGTAGCAACAAGGTTCCAAGATATCAAGGATATGAACCTCAATGTTATAAGGATAAATATGTACTGGGAAGGGTATAGATGGTATAAATCACAGGGTCAAGCACGTATCTTCCTTGATAGACTAAAGGAGATAGCAGACACAGCAGATTCTCTAGGCTTAGGCATCCTATATAACGTAATGCATCAGTGGAATATCTCCTCAGTACTATATGCATCATCAACTAAAACAAACAGAGGCGCAGGGTTCCCAGAGGAAGCACTCCAGCCATTGGGTCTGGTAAGACTACCAGATTCTTATATATCTAATCAGCCTATAGATGGTTCTTCAGATGTAGAGAAGGCACCAGTTAACATATTTTGGAAGAACTTTGTAAATAATTACAATATTACCATAGGTGGGGTAACAAAGCCAATATGGCAACATATATGGGATGATTACTTTAAAGACGTTGTTATGACAACTAAAGATCGTCTATCAACTATAGGGTACGAGCTGATGAATGAACCATTTGGAGGAACAAGTAATGTAACAGCTACACATTTTGATGGTATGGGAAGATATTATTCTTATATAAGTCAAAAGATCAGAGAATTAACATCTACAAAAAAGATATTCTTTGCAGAACTACTAACATTTAACTTTTCAGGAGTGGGGGGTAAAGGTAAAGGCTCAGCCAGAACAATACCTAAAGATGCAAATGGTAATATCATCAATGGTATAGTTTTTACAATGAATAGGTATGGTCAAGAAGGTTTTACTAGTAATACTATAGCAACGTTTGACGAAATTCAACCAGTTATGTATAGTTATAACATACCAATAGCGATAACAGAATGGAACAACCAATCCCAGTCCAATATAGAAATTACACTAACTGGTATGAAGAATTATTTACAGGAGATGAAAAGCCGAGGATATGGTTGGTTCTTCTTTAACTATGACCCGAATTTCCCATGGACTATAAAGGATAGTAACTATAATGATAAATGGAACAGTTCGAGGACTATTACGTTTAGGCAGATGTTATATGATGTTAAGAAACAAGTATATAGCTAG
- the cysC gene encoding adenylyl-sulfate kinase — protein sequence MKGFTVWLTGLSGSGKTTIAKELQKKLLMLGYKAELLDGDDIRRNLSPDLGFSKQDREIHARRVVYISKLLARNGIISIVSLISPYRAFRAYAREELKEFVEVYVKCSIDTCIKRDPKGLYRKALNGEIQDMTGIQDPYEEPLSPEVVVDTDRQSVEECVDIILTKLNRLGYINLLEDAEEERNVKAK from the coding sequence ATGAAAGGCTTTACTGTATGGCTAACAGGATTATCAGGCTCTGGTAAGACAACGATTGCTAAAGAACTTCAGAAGAAGCTTCTAATGTTAGGTTATAAAGCAGAACTCTTAGATGGTGATGATATTAGAAGAAACCTTAGCCCAGATCTGGGCTTCAGCAAACAGGATAGGGAGATACATGCTAGAAGGGTAGTATATATAAGCAAGTTACTAGCAAGGAATGGCATAATCTCTATAGTATCTTTGATATCACCATATAGAGCGTTCAGAGCATATGCTAGAGAAGAGCTAAAAGAATTTGTTGAAGTATATGTTAAATGCTCAATAGATACATGCATAAAGAGGGATCCAAAAGGTCTGTACAGGAAGGCATTGAATGGAGAAATACAAGATATGACTGGCATACAAGATCCATATGAAGAGCCTCTTAGCCCAGAGGTAGTAGTAGATACTGATAGGCAGAGTGTTGAGGAATGTGTTGATATAATACTTACTAAACTGAATCGATTAGGTTACATAAATTTACTAGAAGATGCAGAAGAGGAGAGAAATGTAAAGGCTAAATAA